One window of the Roseovarius sp. THAF9 genome contains the following:
- a CDS encoding ABC transporter ATP-binding protein, with protein sequence MGLKKTDVLLKIRDLKIQGYSDETWVDIIKGVDLTLHRGEVMGLIGESGAGKSTIGAAAMGYARDGTRIVEGSSIEFDGIELTTSSEAEKRALRGSRIAYVAQSAAASFNPAHKLIDQHTEAPVQYRIKKRLEAQEDAVELYERLRLPNPGEIGFRYPHQVSGGQLQRAMTAMAMSCRPDLIIFDEPTTALDVTTQIEVLAAIRDIVDQFNTAAIYITHDLAVVAQMADTIKVLLKGEEVEEAPTDQMLENPQEDYTKSLWAVRSFTSPQKHRPTDGTPPLISVKNVDASYSNGPKILDDVSFDIYEGMTVAVVGESGSGKSTTARVITGLLPPSKGEVLFKGEPFPASYKDRSKDQLRQCQMIYQMADTALNPKVQISEIIGRPAQFYSGLKGTALKTRVDELLDLIELEPSKYYNRYPPELSGGQKQRIGIARALAAEPTFIVCDEVTSALDQLVAEGILRLLDRLQNELNLAYMFITHDLATVRSIADEVVVMQNGQVVEQGPKDDMFTPPHHPYTDLLLSSVPEMDPNWLTTLLEERGVDNIGDAATAKIDPDDDKVEGTQV encoded by the coding sequence ATGGGCTTGAAAAAAACAGATGTCCTTCTGAAAATCCGGGACCTGAAGATCCAGGGCTACTCGGACGAAACCTGGGTCGACATCATCAAGGGTGTCGACCTGACCCTGCATCGCGGCGAGGTGATGGGCCTGATCGGGGAATCCGGGGCGGGCAAATCCACCATCGGCGCGGCGGCGATGGGCTATGCCCGCGACGGCACGCGGATCGTGGAGGGCTCGTCGATCGAGTTCGACGGGATCGAGCTGACCACGTCGTCGGAGGCCGAGAAACGGGCGCTGCGCGGATCGCGCATCGCCTATGTGGCCCAGTCGGCGGCGGCGTCGTTCAACCCAGCGCACAAGCTGATCGACCAGCACACCGAGGCGCCGGTGCAGTACCGCATCAAGAAGCGGCTGGAGGCGCAGGAGGACGCGGTCGAGCTGTATGAGCGGTTGCGCCTGCCCAATCCGGGCGAGATCGGATTTCGGTATCCGCACCAGGTGTCGGGCGGCCAGTTGCAGCGGGCGATGACGGCGATGGCCATGTCGTGCCGGCCCGACCTGATCATCTTTGACGAGCCGACGACGGCCTTGGACGTGACCACCCAGATCGAGGTGCTGGCGGCGATCCGCGATATCGTGGATCAGTTCAACACTGCGGCGATCTACATCACGCACGATTTGGCCGTGGTTGCGCAGATGGCCGACACGATCAAGGTGCTGCTGAAGGGCGAGGAGGTTGAGGAAGCGCCGACCGACCAGATGCTGGAAAATCCGCAGGAGGATTACACCAAGTCGCTTTGGGCGGTGCGCAGCTTTACCAGCCCGCAGAAGCATCGCCCGACGGATGGCACGCCACCGCTGATTTCGGTCAAGAACGTGGATGCGTCTTACTCCAACGGGCCCAAGATCCTCGATGACGTGTCGTTCGACATCTACGAGGGGATGACGGTGGCCGTGGTGGGCGAATCCGGGTCGGGCAAGTCCACGACAGCGCGGGTGATCACCGGGCTGTTGCCGCCCTCGAAAGGCGAGGTTCTGTTCAAGGGCGAGCCCTTCCCGGCAAGTTACAAGGACCGCTCGAAGGACCAGTTGCGGCAGTGCCAGATGATCTATCAGATGGCCGATACCGCATTGAACCCGAAGGTGCAGATCTCGGAGATCATCGGGCGGCCGGCGCAGTTCTATTCGGGTCTGAAGGGCACGGCGCTGAAGACCCGTGTCGATGAATTGTTGGACCTGATCGAACTGGAGCCGTCGAAATACTACAACCGGTATCCGCCCGAGCTGTCGGGTGGGCAGAAACAGCGGATCGGGATTGCCCGGGCGCTGGCGGCGGAACCCACCTTTATCGTCTGTGACGAGGTGACCTCGGCGCTGGACCAGCTGGTGGCGGAAGGCATCCTGCGGCTGCTGGACCGGCTGCAGAACGAGTTGAACTTGGCCTATATGTTCATCACGCACGACCTTGCCACGGTGCGGTCGATCGCCGACGAGGTGGTGGTGATGCAGAACGGGCAGGTGGTGGAGCAGGGGCCGAAGGACGACATGTTCACGCCGCCGCACCACCCCTATACCGACCTGTTGCTGAGCTCGGTGCCGGAGATGGATCCGAACTGGCTGACGACGCTCTTGGAAGAGCGCGGCGTCGACAATATCGGCGACGCGGCCACGGCCAAGATCGACCCGGACGACGACAAGGTCGAGGGCACGCAGGTCTGA
- the carB gene encoding carbamoyl-phosphate synthase large subunit codes for MPKRTDIKSIMIIGAGPIIIGQACEFDYSGAQACKALREEGYRVILVNSNPATIMTDPGLADATYIEPITPEVVARIIEKERPDALLPTMGGQTGLNTALAVADMGVLEKFGVELIGANREAIEMAEDRKLFREAMDRLGIENPKATIAETMEECMAALEHVGLPAIIRPAYTLGGTGGGVAYNRADYEHYCKSGLDASPVSQILIDESLLGWKEYEMEVVRDRADNAIIVCSIENVDPMGVHTGDSITVAPALTLTDKEYQIMRNGSIAVLREIGVETGGSNVQWAINPDDGRMVVIEMNPRVSRSSALASKATGFPIAKIAAKLAVGYTLDELDNDITKVTPASFEPTIDYVVTKIPKFAFEKFPGSEPHLTTAMKSVGEAMSIGRTIHESMQKALASMESGLTGFDEIEIDGAPEKTAVIKAISQQTPDRMRTIAQAMRHGLTDDEIFAATKFDPWFLARIREIVEAEDAVRQDGLPADEKGLRRLKMMGFTDARLAKLTGFTEADVRRARHAQGVVAVFKRIDTCAAEFEAQTPYMYSTYEAPMMGEVECEARPSDRKKVVILGGGPNRIGQGIEFDYCCCHACFALTDAGYETIMVNCNPETVSTDYDTSDRLYFEPLTFEHVMEILRVEQENGTLHGVIVQFGGQTPLKLANDLEAEGIPILGTTPDAIDLAEDRERFQALVNQLNLKQPKNGIAHSDAEALAIAEEIGFPLVIRPSYVLGGRAMEIVRDMGQLERYINEAVIVSGDSPVLLDGYLSGAIECDVDALSDGENVHVAGILQHIEEAGVHSGDSACCLPPHTLPQPIIDEIDAQTRALAKALNVVGLMNVQFAVQGDDIYLIEVNPRASRTVPFVAKATDSAIASIAARLMAGEPLSAFPHRGAYPSDTKPGTLPMADQMTLADPAMPWFSVKEAVMPFARFPGVDTILGPEMRSTGEVMGWDVSFPRAFLKAQMGAGVEFPEGGKVFFSIKDDDKTPQLVETAQVLVDLGFAIVATRGTAAFLEGHDIACEVVNKVYEGRPDVVDMLKDGQISLVMNTTEGIQAVEDSREIRSVALYDKIPYYTTAAAAHAAALAMKARQEGDLVVMPLQGTA; via the coding sequence ATGCCGAAAAGAACCGATATCAAATCGATCATGATCATCGGTGCCGGCCCCATCATCATCGGGCAGGCCTGCGAGTTCGACTATTCCGGCGCACAGGCCTGCAAGGCCCTGCGCGAGGAAGGCTACCGCGTCATCCTCGTCAACTCCAACCCCGCCACGATCATGACCGATCCGGGCCTCGCCGACGCCACTTATATCGAACCCATCACCCCCGAAGTGGTCGCCCGCATCATCGAAAAGGAACGCCCCGACGCGCTCCTGCCTACGATGGGCGGCCAGACCGGCCTCAACACGGCGCTCGCCGTGGCTGACATGGGCGTGCTGGAGAAATTCGGCGTCGAGCTGATCGGCGCCAACCGCGAAGCGATCGAAATGGCCGAGGACCGCAAGCTTTTCCGCGAGGCGATGGACCGTCTGGGCATCGAAAACCCCAAGGCCACCATCGCCGAGACCATGGAAGAATGCATGGCCGCCCTCGAACATGTGGGCCTTCCGGCGATCATCCGCCCCGCCTACACGCTGGGCGGCACCGGCGGCGGCGTGGCCTATAACCGCGCCGACTATGAACATTACTGCAAATCCGGCCTCGACGCCTCGCCTGTCAGCCAGATCCTGATCGACGAGTCGCTGCTGGGCTGGAAGGAATACGAGATGGAGGTCGTGCGCGACCGCGCCGACAACGCCATCATCGTCTGCTCCATCGAAAACGTCGATCCGATGGGCGTGCATACCGGCGATTCCATCACCGTCGCGCCTGCCCTCACGCTCACGGACAAGGAATACCAGATCATGCGCAACGGCAGTATTGCCGTCCTGCGCGAGATCGGGGTCGAGACCGGTGGCTCCAACGTGCAATGGGCCATCAACCCCGACGACGGCCGCATGGTCGTGATCGAGATGAACCCCCGCGTCTCCCGCTCCTCGGCGCTGGCGTCCAAGGCCACCGGCTTCCCGATTGCGAAAATCGCCGCCAAGCTGGCCGTCGGCTACACGCTGGATGAGCTCGACAACGACATCACCAAGGTGACTCCGGCCAGCTTCGAGCCGACCATCGACTATGTCGTCACCAAGATCCCGAAATTCGCCTTCGAGAAATTCCCCGGCTCCGAGCCTCACCTCACCACCGCGATGAAGTCCGTGGGCGAGGCGATGTCCATCGGCCGCACCATCCACGAATCGATGCAAAAGGCGCTGGCCTCGATGGAATCCGGCCTGACTGGCTTTGACGAGATCGAAATCGACGGCGCGCCGGAAAAGACCGCCGTCATCAAGGCGATCAGCCAGCAGACCCCGGACCGGATGCGCACCATCGCCCAGGCCATGCGCCACGGTCTGACCGATGACGAGATCTTCGCCGCCACCAAGTTCGACCCGTGGTTCCTCGCCCGCATCCGCGAAATCGTCGAGGCCGAGGATGCCGTGCGGCAGGACGGCCTGCCCGCCGACGAAAAGGGTCTGCGCCGCCTGAAGATGATGGGCTTCACCGACGCCCGCCTCGCCAAGCTCACCGGCTTTACCGAGGCCGACGTGCGCCGCGCCCGCCACGCGCAAGGCGTCGTCGCCGTGTTCAAGCGCATCGACACCTGCGCCGCCGAATTCGAGGCCCAGACGCCTTACATGTACTCCACATACGAAGCCCCCATGATGGGCGAGGTGGAATGCGAGGCGCGCCCCTCCGACCGCAAGAAGGTCGTCATCCTCGGCGGCGGCCCCAACCGCATCGGCCAGGGGATCGAGTTCGACTATTGCTGCTGTCACGCCTGTTTCGCGCTGACGGATGCCGGCTATGAGACCATCATGGTCAACTGCAACCCCGAAACGGTCTCGACCGACTACGACACCTCCGACCGGCTCTATTTCGAGCCGCTGACCTTCGAGCACGTGATGGAAATCCTGCGCGTCGAGCAGGAGAACGGCACGCTGCACGGTGTGATCGTCCAGTTCGGCGGCCAGACACCCCTCAAACTCGCCAACGACCTCGAGGCCGAGGGCATCCCGATCCTCGGCACCACGCCCGACGCCATCGACCTTGCCGAAGACCGCGAGCGGTTCCAGGCGCTAGTGAACCAGCTGAACCTCAAGCAGCCCAAGAACGGCATCGCCCATTCCGATGCCGAGGCGCTGGCCATCGCCGAGGAAATCGGCTTCCCGCTTGTAATCCGCCCTTCCTACGTGCTGGGCGGCCGCGCCATGGAAATCGTCCGCGACATGGGCCAACTGGAGCGCTACATCAACGAGGCCGTCATCGTCTCGGGCGACAGCCCCGTTCTGCTCGACGGCTACCTCTCGGGCGCCATCGAATGCGACGTCGACGCGCTCTCGGACGGTGAAAACGTCCATGTCGCCGGCATCCTGCAACATATCGAAGAGGCCGGCGTGCACTCGGGCGACAGCGCCTGCTGCCTGCCGCCTCACACCCTGCCCCAGCCCATCATCGACGAGATCGACGCCCAGACCCGCGCGCTCGCCAAGGCGCTGAACGTGGTCGGCCTGATGAACGTCCAATTCGCCGTCCAGGGCGACGATATCTACCTGATCGAGGTGAACCCCCGCGCCAGCCGCACGGTCCCCTTCGTCGCCAAGGCCACGGACTCGGCCATCGCCTCCATCGCTGCGCGCCTCATGGCTGGCGAGCCGCTCTCGGCCTTCCCCCATCGCGGCGCCTACCCGTCGGATACCAAGCCCGGCACCCTGCCCATGGCCGACCAGATGACGCTAGCAGATCCCGCGATGCCGTGGTTCTCGGTCAAGGAGGCGGTGATGCCCTTCGCCCGCTTCCCCGGCGTCGACACGATCCTCGGCCCTGAAATGCGCTCGACGGGCGAGGTCATGGGCTGGGACGTCTCCTTCCCCCGCGCCTTCCTCAAGGCCCAGATGGGCGCGGGCGTCGAGTTCCCCGAAGGTGGCAAGGTCTTCTTCTCGATCAAGGACGACGACAAGACGCCCCAACTGGTCGAGACCGCACAGGTTCTTGTCGATCTGGGTTTTGCCATCGTCGCCACCCGCGGCACCGCGGCCTTTCTCGAAGGCCACGACATCGCCTGCGAGGTCGTCAACAAGGTCTACGAGGGCCGCCCCGACGTGGTCGACATGCTCAAGGACGGGCAGATCAGCCTTGTCATGAACACAACCGAGGGTATACAAGCCGTCGAAGACAGCCGCGAGATTCGCTCGGTTGCGCTCTACGACAAGATCCCTTATTACACGACTGCCGCCGCCGCTCATGCCGCCGCACTGGCCATGAAGGCCCGGCAGGAAGGCGATCTTGTGGTAATGCCGCTACAGGGCACCGCCTGA
- a CDS encoding aminodeoxychorismate synthase component I: MRIRFDHGPEGSECAFERPVEVISAREAEDVPAALEAMDAARGAGLWLAGFASYELGYALEPKLAPLMPGRRRVPLLQFGAFEGPEAAAALPEPAGRLDHFVPLWSEARYTQAFDAVHAHICAGDFYQANLTFACMMEAVGAPGEIYAALAAIQPVRFGAMIEAEGLPAILSRSPELFFRTDGAGGIETKPMKGTQPRSEDVDEDARRCRFLMEDEKNRAENLMIVDLLRNDLGRICEIGSIEVPELFTVESLTTVHQMTSLIRGRMLEGTALSGVFRALFPCGSITGAPKMRAMEILAGLEDGARDVYCGTIGWAAPDGRSEFNVAIRSLLVEQGRATLNVGGGVVYDSTAASEYEEALWKARFARRLIPDFA; the protein is encoded by the coding sequence GTGCGAATCCGTTTCGATCATGGCCCCGAGGGGAGCGAATGCGCGTTCGAGCGCCCGGTCGAGGTGATCTCGGCGCGGGAAGCGGAGGACGTGCCGGCAGCCTTGGAGGCGATGGATGCGGCGCGGGGCGCGGGCCTGTGGCTGGCGGGATTCGCCAGCTACGAGCTTGGCTATGCGTTGGAGCCGAAGCTGGCGCCGCTGATGCCGGGGCGGCGGCGGGTGCCGTTGTTGCAGTTCGGGGCGTTCGAGGGGCCGGAGGCGGCGGCGGCGTTGCCGGAGCCTGCCGGGCGGCTGGACCATTTCGTGCCATTGTGGTCGGAGGCGCGATACACGCAGGCGTTCGACGCGGTGCATGCCCATATCTGTGCGGGCGATTTCTATCAGGCGAACCTGACATTCGCCTGCATGATGGAGGCGGTGGGCGCGCCGGGTGAGATTTACGCCGCGCTGGCCGCGATACAGCCGGTGCGGTTCGGCGCGATGATCGAGGCCGAGGGGCTGCCCGCGATCCTGTCACGCTCGCCGGAGTTATTTTTCCGCACCGATGGCGCGGGCGGGATCGAGACCAAGCCGATGAAAGGCACCCAGCCGCGCAGCGAGGACGTGGACGAGGACGCGCGGCGCTGCCGGTTCCTGATGGAGGATGAAAAGAACCGGGCCGAGAACCTGATGATTGTGGATCTGTTGCGCAACGATCTGGGGCGGATCTGCGAGATCGGCAGTATCGAGGTGCCGGAGCTGTTCACGGTCGAAAGCTTGACGACGGTGCACCAGATGACCTCGCTTATCCGGGGGCGGATGCTGGAGGGCACGGCGTTGTCGGGGGTGTTCCGGGCGCTGTTTCCCTGCGGATCCATCACAGGGGCGCCCAAGATGCGGGCGATGGAGATATTGGCGGGGCTGGAGGACGGCGCGCGCGATGTCTATTGCGGTACCATCGGCTGGGCCGCGCCGGACGGGCGGTCGGAATTCAACGTGGCGATCCGCAGTTTGCTTGTGGAGCAGGGACGTGCGACGCTGAACGTGGGCGGCGGCGTGGTCTATGACAGCACCGCCGCGTCGGAATATGAGGAAGCCCTATGGAAAGCCCGCTTCGCCCGCCGGCTGATTCCGGATTTCGCCTGA
- a CDS encoding aminotransferase class IV family protein: protein MESPLRPPADSGFRLIETGLWTPEAGLRLAGFHLDRLRASAARLRIEMDGLDAALEAVEADRPKRLRLTVDAGGQVEVTLHEFTPEPEGRAWRLAVSETRLIATDPWLTVKSTERHLYDRTRAKLPEGVEEVIFLNSDGAVCEGTITNIFVDRGDGLETPSLSSGVLPGVLRASLIAEGRAREAVLTPEDLTGARALYVGNALRGLIPARLV from the coding sequence ATGGAAAGCCCGCTTCGCCCGCCGGCTGATTCCGGATTTCGCCTGATCGAGACTGGACTGTGGACGCCTGAAGCAGGTTTGCGGCTGGCCGGTTTTCATCTTGATCGGCTGCGCGCGAGCGCGGCGCGGCTGAGGATCGAGATGGACGGGCTGGATGCGGCGCTTGAGGCGGTCGAGGCAGACCGGCCAAAGCGGTTGCGCCTGACGGTGGATGCGGGCGGGCAGGTGGAAGTCACGTTGCATGAGTTTACGCCTGAACCCGAAGGCCGGGCATGGCGGCTGGCGGTGTCCGAGACGCGATTGATCGCGACCGATCCGTGGCTGACAGTGAAGAGCACCGAGCGTCACCTGTATGACCGGACGCGGGCGAAGTTGCCCGAGGGGGTGGAGGAAGTGATCTTTCTCAACTCCGATGGCGCGGTCTGCGAGGGGACGATCACCAATATCTTTGTCGACCGGGGCGACGGGCTGGAGACGCCGTCGCTGAGTTCGGGCGTGCTGCCCGGCGTGTTGCGCGCAAGCCTGATCGCGGAGGGCCGGGCGCGCGAGGCGGTGCTGACGCCGGAAGACCTGACCGGGGCGCGGGCGCTTTACGTGGGCAACGCGCTGCGCGGGCTGATCCCGGCGCGGCTGGTCTGA
- a CDS encoding cyclopropane-fatty-acyl-phospholipid synthase family protein translates to MWTKMLDVFVTHLFRNGDFSLTYPDGTTRRYGDGGTPSVAMTLHDPALPRKIILSPELAVGEGYMDGTITIEDDDLRGFLNLAVDNIARQGSPWFHRPLGLMRHASRWLKQFNPVGRSRANVAHHYDLSGELYDLFLDEDRQYSCAYFARPDMTLEEAQVAKKHHIARKLLLKPGMRVLDIGCGWGGMALTLARDYGAEVVGVTLSEEQHALATRRAAEAGLSDKVQFHLMDYRAVTGTFDRIVSVGMFEHVGVPHYREYFRNVHDLLAEDGVALIHTIGRTDEPGTTNPWILKYIFPGGYCPALSEATRAIEVNQLHSCDIEVWRLHYAETLRHWHDRFMANIDRARELYDDRFCRMWRYYLIACEATFRYNSQVVFQFQLSRQQDAVPLTRDYLYSEDAAKDLRHAAE, encoded by the coding sequence ATGTGGACCAAGATGCTCGATGTGTTTGTCACACATCTGTTCCGAAACGGCGATTTCAGCCTGACCTATCCCGACGGTACGACGCGGCGCTATGGCGACGGCGGCACGCCATCGGTTGCGATGACGCTGCACGACCCTGCTTTGCCGCGCAAAATCATTCTGTCGCCCGAACTGGCCGTCGGAGAAGGCTACATGGACGGCACGATCACAATCGAAGACGACGACCTGCGCGGCTTTCTCAACCTCGCGGTCGACAACATCGCCCGGCAAGGCAGCCCATGGTTCCACCGCCCGCTGGGCCTCATGCGCCATGCCAGCCGCTGGTTGAAACAATTCAACCCGGTGGGACGGTCACGCGCCAACGTCGCCCATCACTACGACCTTTCTGGCGAGCTTTACGATCTGTTCTTGGACGAAGACCGCCAATATTCCTGCGCCTATTTTGCCCGCCCCGACATGACGCTGGAAGAGGCGCAGGTGGCCAAGAAACACCACATCGCCCGCAAGCTTTTGCTCAAACCCGGAATGCGCGTGCTGGATATCGGCTGCGGCTGGGGCGGCATGGCGCTGACGCTGGCGCGCGACTACGGCGCCGAAGTCGTGGGCGTCACTCTCTCCGAAGAACAGCACGCACTGGCCACGCGCCGCGCCGCCGAGGCGGGTCTGTCCGACAAGGTCCAGTTCCACCTGATGGACTACCGCGCTGTCACCGGCACCTTCGACCGCATCGTGTCGGTCGGCATGTTCGAGCATGTGGGCGTGCCGCATTACCGCGAATATTTCCGCAATGTGCACGACCTTCTGGCCGAGGACGGCGTCGCCCTCATCCATACTATCGGCCGCACGGACGAGCCCGGCACCACCAACCCTTGGATCCTGAAGTACATTTTCCCCGGCGGCTATTGTCCGGCCCTGTCCGAGGCGACCCGCGCCATCGAGGTCAACCAGCTGCACTCCTGCGATATCGAGGTTTGGCGCCTGCACTACGCCGAAACCCTGCGCCACTGGCACGACCGTTTCATGGCCAATATCGACCGCGCCCGCGAGCTATATGACGACCGCTTCTGCCGGATGTGGCGCTACTACCTCATCGCCTGCGAGGCGACGTTCCGCTACAACAGCCAGGTCGTGTTCCAGTTCCAGCTGTCGCGGCAGCAGGACGCCGTGCCGCTCACACGCGATTACCTCTACAGCGAAGACGCCGCCAAAGACCTGCGCCACGCCGCGGAATAA
- the aspS gene encoding aspartate--tRNA ligase, translating to MHAYRSHTCAELTKSNVGDTVRLSGWVHRIRDHGGVLFIDLRDHYGMTQVLCDPDSAVFSEVEKLRSEWCIRIDGEVKARDESLVNPKIKTGEIEVFIRDMEVLGGAGELPLIVFGDQEYPEETRLRYRYLDLRREAMQENMKLRSDVVASIRRRMWDIDFREYQTPIITASSPEGARDFLVPSRLHPGKFYALPQAPQQFKQLIMVSGFDKYFQIAPCFRDEDPRADRSPTDFYQLDMEMSFVEQQDVFDTIQPVIKGLFEEFGGGRAVDQEWPQISYRDAALWYGTDKPDLRNPIKMQDVSEHFRGSGFAIFAKLLEQDGTEIRAIPAPSGGSRKFCDRMNAFAQKEGLPGMGYIFWRDQGDGMEAAGPLAKNIGPERTEAIREQLGLGVGDAAFFLGGKPAAFERVAGKARVTIGEELGLTDENRFAFAWIVDFPMYEADEESGEIDFSHNPFSMPQGGIEALEGDPLEVLGYQYDLSCNGYELVSGAIRNHKLETMIKAFELAGYDEAEVRKRFGGMVNAFQYGAPPHGGCAAGIDRIVMLLADEQNIREVIMFPMNQRAEDLMMNAPSEPTSDQLMELGLRVIPQED from the coding sequence ATGCACGCATATCGCAGCCATACCTGCGCCGAGCTGACGAAATCGAATGTCGGGGACACCGTTCGCCTGTCGGGCTGGGTACACCGGATTCGCGATCATGGCGGGGTTCTGTTCATCGATCTGCGCGATCATTACGGCATGACGCAGGTGCTGTGCGATCCCGACAGCGCGGTGTTTTCCGAGGTCGAAAAGCTGCGCAGCGAGTGGTGCATCCGCATCGACGGCGAGGTGAAGGCGCGGGATGAGAGCCTTGTGAATCCCAAGATCAAGACAGGCGAGATCGAGGTCTTCATCCGCGACATGGAAGTGTTGGGCGGGGCCGGGGAATTGCCGCTGATCGTCTTCGGGGACCAGGAATACCCGGAAGAAACGCGGCTGCGCTATCGCTACCTAGACCTGCGGCGCGAGGCGATGCAGGAGAACATGAAGCTGCGCTCGGACGTGGTGGCCAGCATCCGGCGGCGGATGTGGGATATCGATTTCCGCGAGTACCAGACGCCGATCATCACCGCGTCGAGCCCCGAGGGCGCGCGCGACTTTCTGGTGCCCTCGCGCCTGCACCCGGGCAAGTTCTATGCGCTGCCGCAGGCGCCGCAGCAGTTCAAGCAGCTGATCATGGTCAGTGGCTTTGACAAGTATTTCCAGATCGCGCCGTGCTTTCGCGACGAGGACCCGCGCGCGGACCGCTCGCCCACGGATTTCTACCAGCTGGACATGGAGATGTCGTTTGTCGAGCAACAGGACGTGTTCGACACGATCCAGCCGGTGATCAAGGGCCTGTTCGAGGAGTTCGGCGGCGGTCGCGCGGTCGACCAGGAATGGCCGCAAATTTCGTACCGGGATGCGGCGCTGTGGTATGGCACCGACAAGCCGGACCTGCGCAACCCGATCAAGATGCAGGATGTGAGCGAGCATTTCCGCGGCTCGGGCTTTGCCATCTTCGCCAAGCTGCTGGAGCAGGATGGCACGGAAATTCGCGCCATTCCCGCACCCTCGGGCGGCAGCCGCAAGTTCTGTGACCGGATGAATGCGTTTGCCCAGAAAGAGGGCCTGCCGGGGATGGGGTATATTTTCTGGCGGGACCAGGGTGACGGGATGGAAGCCGCAGGGCCGCTGGCCAAGAATATCGGGCCGGAGCGGACGGAAGCCATTCGCGAGCAGCTGGGGCTGGGCGTGGGCGATGCGGCGTTCTTCCTCGGTGGCAAGCCGGCCGCGTTCGAGCGCGTGGCGGGCAAGGCGCGGGTGACGATCGGCGAGGAACTGGGGCTGACGGACGAGAACCGCTTTGCCTTTGCCTGGATCGTCGATTTCCCGATGTACGAGGCGGATGAAGAGTCGGGCGAGATCGACTTTTCGCACAACCCGTTCTCGATGCCGCAGGGCGGGATCGAGGCGCTGGAGGGCGACCCGCTGGAGGTTCTGGGGTATCAGTACGACCTGAGTTGCAACGGTTATGAGCTGGTTTCGGGCGCGATCCGGAACCACAAGCTGGAGACGATGATCAAGGCGTTCGAACTGGCGGGCTATGACGAGGCGGAAGTGCGTAAGCGGTTCGGCGGCATGGTCAATGCGTTCCAGTACGGCGCGCCGCCGCACGGGGGCTGTGCCGCGGGGATCGACCGGATCGTGATGCTGCTGGCGGACGAGCAAAACATTCGCGAGGTCATCATGTTCCCGATGAACCAGCGGGCCGAGGACCTGATGATGAATGCGCCCTCCGAGCCGACGAGCGACCAGTTGATGGAGTTGGGCCTGCGGGTGATCCCGCAGGAGGATTGA
- a CDS encoding hemerythrin domain-containing protein: MPNIYDAIRADHDNHRALLNRIEDTSGDSDDRKSAWQEFYEDVKSHAAAEEETFYSKLISKTWGQDAARHSVHEHQQLDDIMEELNETDMASPGWLNRFKTLKHDYEHHMDEEEDEVFARAQEVIPEDEIEGYGQRFEDRKSKERKLIDDKREDSLED, translated from the coding sequence ATGCCCAATATCTACGACGCCATCCGCGCCGATCACGACAACCACCGCGCCCTGCTGAACCGGATCGAAGACACCTCCGGCGACAGCGACGACCGCAAGTCCGCGTGGCAGGAATTCTACGAAGACGTGAAGTCCCATGCGGCGGCCGAGGAAGAGACGTTCTATTCCAAGCTCATCTCCAAGACCTGGGGCCAGGACGCCGCCCGCCACTCGGTCCATGAACATCAGCAACTTGACGACATCATGGAAGAGCTGAACGAAACGGACATGGCCTCACCCGGTTGGCTCAACCGCTTCAAGACGCTGAAACACGATTACGAACACCACATGGACGAGGAAGAGGACGAGGTCTTTGCCCGCGCTCAGGAAGTGATCCCCGAAGACGAGATCGAAGGCTACGGCCAGCGGTTCGAAGATCGCAAGTCGAAGGAACGCAAACTGATCGACGACAAGCGTGAGGACAGCCTGGAAGACTGA